A stretch of the bacterium genome encodes the following:
- a CDS encoding electron transfer flavoprotein subunit beta/FixA family protein, giving the protein MKIAVLVKCVPDSEAKIALTSDGKDWVRKDVKLDLNPYDEYAIEEALKIKEAQAGSTVTVVSFGQAEVTDALRKALAMGADDAIHAVGDNSPDPRVVAVGLTQAISGKGFDLILAGKAAIDDDYMAIGTMVAAGLDLPNVSVVTKLTLSDGKATCEREIDGGIEIVETTLPAVITCQKGLNEPRYPSLKGIMAAKKKTIEQVNVTVPAANVIVEQYIYPVPRQGARFIGKSADDIPELIRLLKEEAKVL; this is encoded by the coding sequence ATGAAGATTGCCGTACTGGTGAAGTGTGTACCCGATTCGGAAGCGAAAATCGCATTGACTTCCGATGGGAAAGACTGGGTTCGGAAAGATGTCAAATTGGATCTCAATCCCTACGACGAATATGCGATCGAAGAAGCGTTAAAGATTAAGGAAGCGCAAGCCGGCAGCACTGTTACCGTCGTTAGCTTTGGACAGGCGGAAGTAACAGATGCGTTGCGCAAAGCGTTGGCAATGGGTGCCGATGATGCGATTCATGCCGTTGGCGATAATTCGCCCGATCCGCGCGTTGTTGCAGTTGGTTTAACGCAAGCGATATCCGGCAAAGGATTCGACCTGATCCTCGCGGGAAAAGCGGCGATTGACGACGACTATATGGCAATCGGTACGATGGTTGCCGCCGGTCTTGATCTACCCAACGTTTCGGTTGTCACAAAACTGACGTTATCCGACGGGAAAGCGACCTGCGAACGGGAAATCGATGGCGGTATCGAAATCGTCGAAACGACATTACCTGCCGTTATCACTTGTCAAAAAGGGTTGAATGAACCGCGCTACCCATCCTTAAAAGGAATTATGGCGGCGAAGAAAAAGACCATCGAGCAAGTAAATGTGACTGTACCTGCCGCCAATGTGATCGTTGAGCAGTATATCTATCCGGTACCCCGTCAGGGAGCGCGCTTCATTGGCAAATCTGCCGATGACATCCCGGAACTGATTCGTTTGCTCAAAGAAGAAGCGAAAGTCCTGTAG